One window of Nitrosophilus labii genomic DNA carries:
- a CDS encoding TnsA endonuclease N-terminal domain-containing protein: protein MRIREIPIQTRSVAGNFFSYKNKRVVKFESQLEKKCFLFLEFDKSIQSYIEQPLNIGRYVPDVLAKRNNNKNLLIEVKYYDEVEKMDERLERKINTLQEYCDKNNLEFKFFTEKDIEEPYFSNISFIYNYAGITLSEDEKKKIISYIQKYNGVSLNKLAKEGFNMAFIYKMIFDEILDINLFKKLSTDSIVRINYDRT, encoded by the coding sequence ATGAGAATTAGAGAGATACCTATTCAAACTAGATCAGTTGCAGGTAATTTTTTCAGCTACAAAAACAAAAGAGTTGTAAAATTTGAATCTCAATTAGAGAAAAAATGTTTTTTATTTTTAGAGTTTGATAAAAGTATTCAATCATATATAGAACAGCCTTTAAATATTGGAAGATATGTTCCCGATGTATTAGCCAAAAGAAATAACAACAAAAATTTGCTTATAGAAGTTAAATATTACGATGAAGTAGAAAAAATGGACGAAAGACTTGAAAGAAAAATCAATACTCTTCAAGAATATTGCGATAAAAACAATTTAGAATTTAAATTTTTTACTGAGAAAGATATTGAAGAACCTTATTTTTCCAATATATCTTTTATCTATAATTATGCGGGTATAACATTATCTGAAGATGAAAAGAAAAAAATAATTAGTTATATTCAAAAATATAATGGAGTATCTTTAAACAAATTGGCAAAGGAAGGTTTCAATATGGCTTTCATCTACAAGATGATATTTGACGAAATCTTAGATATCAATCTCTTTAAAAAACTCTCAACTGATTCGATAGTAAGGATTAACTATGATAGAACTTAA
- a CDS encoding Mu transposase C-terminal domain-containing protein has translation MIELKIGKTISYKDKKYVIHQILDIDTIVIKEIKTNLFKTIKISELNDNPKSLSLKPIESIEEKYLKIAKERLEIIKPLLESRTKKDVEEIAKKSGKSIKTIYDWIKLYKNSGNNLLALVPNYSQRGGRGKFRISKEQERIAWEIIDSNYLSVQKPSIAHVHELINAKLYEQGLKKISYATVWRMVSQIDERYAFKKREGNKKFANLIEESPNTFEAKYPLEIVQTDHTPLDIQIVDETYRKPIGRPTLTLAIDVYSRMIYGFCLTLEAPGLYSVGKTIYMGLISKENYLKELGIEGEWKIYGIPNTIHVDNAKEFRSKGLETFCSVMGINLEFRPKGRPKSGGHIERAIKTFNIQIHKLKGTTFSNPQERGDYDSEKNAIFTLKELEKYLTEWIVNYYHKKPHKGLNGLTPEEKFQEGLYGDSENPPVALRMLQSEEEKRFAKISLLPFEERTIQKAGVELFGVKYYDESLIPFITPPKSKEKYIFRYDPYDLRKIYFFHPDLKEYIEIPAKKRFLPAISKWDVSFQI, from the coding sequence ATGATAGAACTTAAAATAGGTAAAACTATATCTTATAAAGATAAAAAGTATGTTATTCATCAGATCCTTGATATTGACACTATTGTGATAAAAGAAATTAAAACAAATTTATTCAAAACCATTAAAATAAGCGAATTAAATGACAATCCAAAATCTTTGTCATTAAAACCTATAGAAAGTATTGAAGAAAAATATCTCAAAATTGCTAAAGAGAGACTTGAAATCATAAAACCTTTATTGGAATCAAGAACTAAAAAGGATGTTGAGGAAATAGCAAAAAAATCAGGCAAAAGCATAAAAACTATTTACGATTGGATAAAACTTTATAAAAACAGTGGAAACAATCTATTAGCTCTGGTTCCGAATTATTCCCAAAGAGGAGGAAGAGGAAAGTTTAGAATTAGTAAAGAACAAGAACGGATAGCTTGGGAAATTATAGATAGCAACTATCTAAGTGTTCAAAAACCATCCATAGCTCACGTTCATGAACTTATTAACGCAAAACTGTATGAACAAGGATTGAAAAAAATCAGTTATGCAACCGTATGGAGAATGGTGTCTCAAATCGACGAAAGATACGCATTCAAAAAGAGAGAAGGCAACAAAAAATTTGCAAATTTAATTGAAGAATCACCTAATACCTTTGAAGCAAAATATCCTCTAGAGATTGTCCAAACAGACCACACACCTTTAGATATTCAAATAGTAGATGAAACCTATAGAAAACCGATAGGACGTCCAACTCTTACACTAGCAATAGATGTTTATAGCAGAATGATTTACGGTTTTTGCCTTACACTTGAAGCTCCAGGGTTGTATTCGGTTGGAAAAACCATTTATATGGGACTAATTTCAAAAGAAAACTATTTAAAAGAGTTGGGAATCGAAGGAGAATGGAAAATTTATGGAATTCCAAATACTATTCATGTAGATAACGCTAAAGAGTTTAGAAGCAAAGGATTGGAAACTTTTTGTTCAGTTATGGGCATAAATCTTGAATTCAGACCAAAAGGACGTCCTAAAAGCGGAGGACATATAGAAAGAGCTATTAAAACTTTTAATATACAAATTCATAAATTGAAAGGTACCACTTTTTCAAATCCTCAAGAAAGAGGAGATTATGATTCTGAAAAAAATGCAATATTTACTCTAAAAGAGCTTGAAAAGTATCTCACCGAATGGATAGTAAATTATTATCATAAAAAACCGCATAAAGGACTTAATGGTTTAACGCCAGAAGAAAAGTTTCAAGAAGGTCTTTATGGTGATTCAGAAAATCCACCAGTTGCTTTAAGAATGCTTCAAAGCGAAGAGGAAAAAAGATTTGCAAAAATATCTCTTTTACCGTTTGAAGAAAGAACCATTCAAAAAGCGGGAGTTGAACTTTTTGGAGTTAAATATTACGATGAGTCTCTTATCCCTTTTATAACTCCACCAAAGAGTAAAGAGAAATATATATTTCGATACGATCCTTATGATTTAAGAAAAATTTATTTCTTCCATCCAGATTTAAAGGAATATATTGAAATCCCAGCAAAAAAGAGATTTTTACCAGCTATCTCAAAATGGGATGTAAGTTTCCAAATATAA
- a CDS encoding TnsA endonuclease N-terminal domain-containing protein, which translates to MPVRKIPIQTRSKSGYFYSYKNGRSIAYESLLEKKCFLMLEFEEEIASYEEQPLKIKNYIPDVLAKTKDGKYILIEVKYSQETENPDKKLSKKFDVLEKYCNNIGWKFRLFTEKDVKEPYFSNLSFIYRYITLKPDEKILSYVDRIGETNIAKLLEYGFDASDIYALIAQGRMQTNLYKKLSPESRIRIGNA; encoded by the coding sequence ATGCCGGTTAGAAAAATTCCTATACAAACCCGTTCAAAATCAGGATATTTCTACAGTTATAAAAACGGACGATCAATAGCTTATGAATCTCTTTTGGAGAAAAAATGCTTTCTGATGCTTGAATTTGAGGAAGAGATAGCCTCCTATGAGGAACAACCGTTAAAAATCAAAAACTATATACCCGATGTCCTTGCCAAAACGAAAGACGGTAAATACATTTTGATTGAGGTTAAATACTCTCAAGAAACCGAAAATCCGGATAAAAAGCTCTCAAAAAAATTTGATGTTCTTGAAAAATATTGTAATAACATCGGGTGGAAGTTTAGACTATTTACGGAAAAAGACGTTAAAGAACCCTATTTTTCAAACCTCTCTTTTATATATCGCTATATAACACTGAAACCCGATGAAAAAATTTTGTCATACGTAGACAGGATCGGAGAAACCAATATAGCGAAACTGTTGGAATACGGTTTTGACGCCTCGGATATTTACGCCCTCATAGCTCAAGGCAGGATGCAAACAAATCTGTATAAAAAACTCTCTCCCGAATCCAGAATAAGGATAGGCAATGCGTAA
- a CDS encoding Mu transposase C-terminal domain-containing protein, whose product MRKLTAGETVFYQGKPYIIEGFENLDKIVCKDTKGNFKILNITELDEEHQGKEQSYPPPVESLNDKFYQTALKRLEIIKPLLQARSKKAVRERAKEYGYCAQTLYNWINAYIESGNSILALMPKYEKRGGKGKTRIGKEQKKIIDEIILNRYLSRQKITVAQIVREINAIFYKKGLEPVSYNTVNRIIKQIDERTAYKSREGRNRYLNNLKPSANSFEVSRPLEVIQIDHTPLDLQIVDETYRKPIGRPYLTLALDVYSRMIYGFHLTLDAPSLYSVGQTLYMGLLPKEEYLQKTGIKGKWNIFGIPDTIHVDNAKEFRSRGLKTFCEIFGINLEFRPKGMPFFGGHVERVIKTVNMHVHSLSGTTFSNPHERGDYKSEKKAVFTLKELESYIAEWIVNIYHKTPHNGLDGMTPEDKFSEGLRGENGLPVPIRILDSAEEKKFARISLLPFEERKITKQGVSLFKLRYYDEALSVFIRPKSNDKYIFRYDPKDLNQIYFYHPDLREYIEIPGVKKLYPPPTKWELDTVAKETKRYRQREIHNEMVYDAILRLRKREEEASKKTKQARRKKENRKIRSPLSNKEQQNTRKPVSGTAKPKIKKFDIDFED is encoded by the coding sequence ATGCGTAAACTGACGGCCGGCGAAACGGTGTTCTATCAAGGAAAACCGTATATTATCGAAGGTTTCGAGAATCTGGACAAAATTGTATGCAAAGATACGAAAGGAAACTTCAAAATATTAAATATCACGGAACTTGACGAAGAACACCAAGGAAAAGAACAAAGTTATCCGCCTCCCGTAGAAAGTTTGAATGACAAGTTTTATCAAACGGCTTTAAAAAGACTTGAAATCATAAAACCTCTGCTACAAGCCAGAAGCAAAAAGGCGGTCAGAGAAAGAGCAAAAGAATACGGATATTGCGCACAGACACTCTATAACTGGATCAACGCCTATATCGAAAGCGGAAACAGCATTCTCGCTCTTATGCCAAAATACGAAAAAAGAGGCGGAAAAGGAAAAACGAGAATCGGAAAAGAACAGAAAAAAATAATCGACGAGATAATTCTAAACAGATATCTTTCCCGGCAAAAAATAACCGTTGCTCAAATCGTAAGAGAAATCAACGCCATCTTTTACAAAAAAGGACTGGAACCCGTTTCTTATAATACCGTCAACCGAATCATAAAACAGATAGACGAAAGAACAGCATACAAGAGTAGAGAGGGTAGAAACAGGTATCTCAACAATCTAAAACCCTCAGCCAACTCTTTCGAGGTATCCCGTCCCCTCGAAGTCATACAGATAGACCACACCCCTCTGGATTTGCAGATAGTAGACGAAACATACAGAAAACCTATCGGGAGGCCGTATTTGACTCTGGCTCTGGACGTTTACAGCAGAATGATCTACGGCTTTCATCTTACGTTAGACGCACCAAGCCTCTATTCAGTAGGACAGACTCTTTATATGGGTCTTCTTCCGAAAGAAGAGTATCTGCAAAAAACAGGTATAAAAGGAAAATGGAATATATTCGGGATTCCCGATACCATTCACGTTGACAACGCAAAAGAGTTTAGAAGTAGAGGACTGAAAACTTTTTGTGAAATATTCGGTATCAATCTTGAATTTCGTCCGAAAGGCATGCCTTTTTTCGGGGGACATGTGGAAAGAGTCATCAAAACCGTAAATATGCATGTCCATTCGCTAAGCGGAACCACGTTTTCCAATCCTCACGAAAGGGGAGACTATAAATCGGAGAAAAAAGCGGTCTTCACTCTGAAAGAGCTCGAAAGTTACATCGCTGAATGGATAGTAAATATATATCACAAAACTCCCCACAACGGATTAGACGGCATGACTCCCGAAGATAAGTTCTCCGAAGGATTAAGAGGAGAAAACGGCCTTCCCGTACCGATAAGAATTCTCGACAGCGCCGAAGAGAAAAAATTCGCAAGAATTTCTCTTCTTCCTTTCGAGGAAAGAAAAATAACGAAACAGGGAGTTTCCCTTTTCAAACTTAGATATTATGATGAAGCTCTGTCGGTGTTTATTAGACCGAAAAGCAACGACAAATATATATTCCGATACGATCCGAAAGATTTAAATCAAATTTATTTCTATCATCCCGATTTACGGGAGTATATAGAAATACCCGGCGTTAAAAAGCTCTATCCCCCTCCTACGAAATGGGAACTGGATACCGTTGCGAAAGAAACCAAGAGATACAGACAAAGAGAGATACATAACGAAATGGTATACGATGCCATACTAAGATTACGAAAAAGAGAAGAGGAAGCCTCGAAAAAAACAAAGCAGGCCAGAAGAAAAAAAGAGAACAGAAAGATACGGTCTCCTTTGTCAAATAAGGAGCAACAAAATACGAGAAAACCGGTTTCGGGCACAGCCAAACCGAAAATAAAAAAATTCGATATAGATTTCGAAGACTAA
- a CDS encoding TniB family NTP-binding protein: MTQKEYLGELPEKTRKVLKCGKKERIEFIKKPKFIRHPKALKLFKKLTDLMNEPKKDRIRSILLVGDSNNGKTAMVKKFYEMNVYKNDDEMLFFEHVMLIQAPNRADLHDLYNKMFQFFVVPYRKDEPISERENKIKHYCEVNQVRMIIIDEIQGALIGSITKQMEFMNGIKNLSNILKIPIVLVGTPKGVSLVSSDHQLKSRFVPTKIKKWEYDEDYLSLLYAIEMTLPLKKPSLIYENERLAKEILELSDGLIGDIVTICELLAIEAIESGKEKIDKKMLKEIEYVPAYDREGVIYADEI; this comes from the coding sequence ATGACTCAAAAAGAATATCTCGGCGAGCTTCCGGAAAAGACGAGAAAGGTATTGAAATGCGGTAAAAAAGAGAGGATCGAATTTATCAAAAAACCAAAATTCATCAGACACCCCAAAGCGCTCAAACTGTTTAAAAAACTTACAGATCTGATGAACGAACCGAAAAAAGACAGGATAAGATCCATTCTCCTCGTTGGAGATTCAAACAACGGAAAAACGGCAATGGTAAAGAAATTTTACGAGATGAACGTATATAAAAACGACGACGAAATGCTCTTTTTCGAACACGTGATGCTGATTCAGGCACCAAACAGAGCCGATCTGCACGATCTTTACAATAAAATGTTCCAGTTTTTCGTGGTTCCTTACCGAAAAGACGAACCGATAAGCGAAAGAGAGAACAAAATAAAGCATTACTGCGAAGTCAATCAGGTTCGAATGATCATTATAGACGAAATTCAGGGTGCACTAATCGGAAGCATAACCAAACAGATGGAATTTATGAACGGAATAAAAAACCTCTCCAATATTCTGAAAATCCCTATAGTTTTAGTAGGAACTCCCAAAGGGGTAAGCCTCGTAAGCTCCGATCATCAGCTAAAAAGCAGATTCGTTCCGACGAAAATCAAAAAGTGGGAATACGATGAAGACTATCTGTCTCTGCTTTATGCAATCGAGATGACACTTCCTTTAAAAAAACCTTCTCTCATTTACGAAAACGAGAGACTCGCCAAAGAGATCCTGGAACTCAGCGACGGACTAATCGGAGATATTGTCACTATATGCGAACTTTTGGCTATTGAAGCAATTGAGAGCGGAAAAGAAAAGATAGACAAAAAAATGCTCAAAGAAATAGAGTATGTCCCCGCATATGACAGAGAAGGCGTTATCTATGCCGACGAAATCTAA
- a CDS encoding TniQ family protein: protein MPTKSKFHPEKGYLFKIVYRDKKFKEKLAKTVIKNRVKPYPDELFTSWIARNATMNFLQTPTFINYYFPEYKNKFLNRDTDIFVNQEIANNFAKRMLLDEKDVFNTSLQSYSGFLNEIIDSKTRNHLITPVKVRGSYPRIKGLRYCPQCLQEQEYFRKEWRLSFYMVCLKHKNFLINECPQCGEPIFLVKRKLDTKSFNCWNCGFIYKEAETEKIHHNSKGIYYLSKATEILYRGYFVYNSKWYYSPFYFRILKHMAKLIYLSGYRNLDILEKEIKLHNVKLKNTRELGGKFLEEIISLKEAFAVFTASISILSSPINLQRFINSNKISYAILKRDLNYIPFWYEKTIWQYKKQAHFVTIEEVKNACSWMKKNGIELSYSSLSRVLGIKIERRKRPELATLM, encoded by the coding sequence ATGCCGACGAAATCTAAGTTTCATCCCGAAAAAGGATATCTTTTTAAAATAGTCTACAGGGATAAAAAATTTAAAGAAAAATTGGCAAAAACCGTAATCAAAAACAGAGTCAAACCATATCCCGATGAACTATTTACCTCCTGGATAGCAAGAAACGCTACAATGAATTTCTTACAAACACCAACTTTTATCAATTACTATTTCCCTGAATATAAAAATAAATTCCTAAATAGAGATACGGATATTTTTGTCAATCAAGAGATAGCCAACAATTTTGCAAAGCGAATGTTACTGGATGAAAAAGATGTTTTTAATACCTCATTGCAAAGCTACAGCGGTTTTCTAAACGAAATAATAGATTCTAAAACCAGAAACCACCTTATAACACCGGTAAAAGTAAGAGGAAGCTATCCACGTATAAAAGGACTAAGATATTGTCCGCAATGTCTGCAAGAACAGGAATATTTCAGAAAAGAGTGGAGATTAAGCTTCTATATGGTTTGTCTAAAACATAAAAACTTTCTCATAAACGAATGTCCTCAATGCGGGGAACCGATATTTTTGGTAAAAAGAAAATTGGATACAAAATCATTTAATTGCTGGAATTGCGGATTTATCTATAAAGAAGCCGAAACGGAAAAAATCCATCACAATTCAAAAGGCATATATTATCTTTCAAAAGCGACCGAAATACTGTATAGGGGATATTTTGTATATAACAGCAAATGGTATTATTCGCCTTTCTATTTCCGTATTCTAAAACATATGGCAAAACTCATATATCTTTCAGGCTATAGAAATTTGGATATTTTGGAAAAAGAGATTAAGCTACACAATGTTAAACTCAAGAATACAAGGGAACTCGGAGGAAAGTTTTTAGAAGAAATCATTTCTCTCAAAGAAGCATTTGCAGTCTTTACAGCTTCTATTTCAATTCTCTCTTCTCCTATAAATTTACAACGATTTATCAATTCAAATAAAATCTCATATGCTATTCTCAAACGAGATTTAAATTATATACCTTTTTGGTATGAGAAAACGATTTGGCAATATAAAAAACAAGCCCATTTCGTAACTATTGAAGAAGTTAAAAATGCTTGTTCTTGGATGAAAAAAAATGGAATAGAGCTTTCTTATTCAAGTTTATCAAGAGTGTTAGGAATCAAGATAGAAAGAAGAAAAAGACCAGAACTCGCTACTCTAATGTAA
- a CDS encoding helix-turn-helix domain-containing protein, whose amino-acid sequence MKKSCLSIKEFKRFLKELGFTQKQFANFLGLSEQTLKKWVKDQEIPYYAEIIIKQKMELDKFRKEHSCIDELLEDRIKNILSNIQKN is encoded by the coding sequence ATGAAAAAGTCTTGTCTATCTATAAAAGAATTTAAAAGATTTTTGAAAGAATTGGGATTTACTCAAAAACAGTTCGCAAATTTTTTAGGATTATCTGAGCAAACATTGAAAAAATGGGTTAAAGATCAAGAGATACCATATTATGCGGAAATAATTATAAAACAAAAGATGGAACTAGATAAATTTAGGAAGGAACATTCTTGTATAGATGAATTGCTAGAAGATCGAATAAAAAATATACTTTCTAATATTCAAAAGAATTAA
- a CDS encoding ATP-binding protein yields MGKVVFVGGIHGVGKTTFCNKLTEIYNGSLKHLSASEIIKKYKNYAFKEFEHKKVKDIDINQKLLIEGLKKEREKDNILLDGHFVLLDEKGNIKRIGIETYMALQVNGIILLLDKPKEIIKRLNIRAPNHSFTINLLETMQDEELSWAKEVAKILKLPFKEINFNQCNTYEDCLKESINFISAYIND; encoded by the coding sequence ATGGGCAAAGTAGTCTTTGTTGGCGGTATACATGGGGTAGGAAAAACAACTTTTTGTAATAAATTGACCGAAATATATAATGGAAGTTTGAAACATTTGAGTGCAAGTGAAATTATAAAAAAATACAAAAATTATGCTTTTAAAGAATTTGAGCATAAAAAAGTTAAAGATATAGATATAAATCAAAAATTGCTAATTGAAGGGTTAAAAAAAGAGAGAGAAAAAGACAATATATTACTTGATGGTCATTTTGTATTATTAGATGAAAAAGGAAATATCAAACGAATAGGTATAGAAACATATATGGCATTGCAAGTGAATGGTATAATACTATTACTAGATAAGCCAAAAGAAATAATAAAACGACTTAATATTCGGGCACCTAATCATTCTTTTACTATTAATTTATTAGAAACCATGCAAGATGAGGAATTAAGTTGGGCGAAAGAAGTAGCCAAGATTTTAAAGTTGCCCTTTAAAGAAATTAATTTCAATCAGTGTAATACATATGAAGATTGTTTAAAAGAGAGTATAAATTTTATATCCGCATACATAAATGATTGA
- a CDS encoding N-acetyltransferase: protein MKYIEIKKFAEINLNDPFFDSLKRDYSDFPKWFKRKGKEGAKAFILNRDDGSLQAFLYLKEEDTVNDVYPPLPNGKKIKIGTFKVDPHGTRLGERFLKIAIDYAYENNARCLYVTTYKEKHPQLVKLFEEFGLKYYGSKGQESVFVKEMFKLEGNLTERYPLVEIKDETKIYVLGIYPEYHTRLFPDSKLKTENSDEIIRDISHTNGIFKNYIAKIHGLQKLKPGDVLVIYRTKDKGRQSARYSSVLTSLCVVLEKKHQDEFRDFSDFYIYCKPYSVFTRNELMYQYKTGDKKVVRMTYNVAFKKRLIKEYIEKNFGIPNYWGFFEIPKEFLKQIIIDANVDERLIIGL, encoded by the coding sequence ATGAAATATATTGAAATTAAAAAATTTGCAGAAATAAATTTAAATGATCCATTTTTTGATAGCTTAAAGAGGGATTATTCAGATTTCCCCAAATGGTTTAAACGAAAAGGAAAGGAAGGTGCAAAAGCTTTTATTTTAAATCGAGATGATGGGAGTCTCCAGGCATTTTTGTACCTAAAAGAAGAAGATACCGTTAATGATGTTTACCCACCACTTCCTAATGGTAAAAAGATAAAAATAGGGACTTTTAAAGTAGATCCACATGGTACAAGACTAGGTGAGAGGTTCCTTAAAATAGCAATTGACTATGCTTATGAGAATAATGCAAGATGTTTGTATGTTACAACATACAAGGAGAAACATCCACAACTTGTTAAACTTTTTGAAGAATTTGGTTTAAAATATTATGGCTCTAAAGGACAAGAAAGTGTATTTGTAAAAGAGATGTTTAAACTCGAAGGTAATTTAACAGAACGTTATCCGTTAGTTGAAATAAAAGATGAAACGAAAATATATGTATTAGGCATTTATCCAGAATATCATACAAGGTTATTTCCTGATTCAAAATTAAAAACGGAAAATTCTGATGAAATTATTCGAGATATTTCCCATACGAATGGTATTTTTAAAAATTATATAGCGAAAATTCACGGATTACAGAAGTTAAAGCCAGGAGATGTATTAGTTATTTATAGGACAAAAGATAAAGGAAGACAAAGTGCACGATATAGTTCCGTCCTGACTTCTTTATGTGTAGTCTTAGAGAAAAAACATCAAGATGAGTTTCGAGATTTTTCAGATTTTTACATATACTGCAAACCATATTCTGTTTTTACTAGAAATGAATTAATGTATCAATACAAAACTGGTGATAAAAAAGTAGTCAGAATGACGTATAATGTGGCATTCAAAAAACGTTTAATTAAAGAATATATAGAAAAGAATTTTGGTATTCCTAATTATTGGGGATTTTTTGAAATACCAAAAGAATTTTTGAAACAGATAATAATAGATGCTAATGTTGACGAGAGGTTAATCATAGGGCTCTAA
- a CDS encoding GNAT family N-acetyltransferase encodes MESVLIKRQGVKPKYNLLTDYSYRQFSGNCYYIKGIEIYNLIKEAKLYYPKFDLWYFGKVLPGLSFQNRKFLIEKRDTDIAGIAIIKHSLNEKKLCTLRVIDNYQNRGIGIKLFERAFEELETDKPFLTVSEEKYEQFKRIFDYYGFKMTSKKKGLYRKDKYEYFFNEFSK; translated from the coding sequence ATGGAATCTGTATTAATAAAGAGACAAGGGGTAAAACCAAAATATAATTTATTAACAGATTATTCATATAGACAGTTTTCGGGAAATTGTTACTATATAAAAGGTATTGAAATATATAATTTAATTAAAGAAGCTAAACTGTACTATCCTAAATTTGATTTATGGTATTTTGGAAAAGTGCTTCCAGGTTTATCTTTTCAGAATAGGAAATTTTTAATAGAAAAGAGAGATACAGATATTGCTGGAATTGCTATTATTAAACATTCCTTAAATGAGAAAAAATTATGTACTCTCCGCGTAATTGATAATTATCAAAATAGAGGTATTGGAATAAAACTTTTTGAAAGAGCTTTTGAAGAGTTAGAAACTGATAAACCTTTTTTAACTGTATCAGAAGAAAAATATGAACAGTTTAAAAGAATCTTTGATTATTATGGATTTAAAATGACATCTAAGAAAAAGGGGCTATATCGTAAAGATAAATATGAATATTTTTTCAATGAGTTTTCAAAATAG